A stretch of Candidatus Omnitrophota bacterium DNA encodes these proteins:
- the amaP gene encoding alkaline shock response membrane anchor protein AmaP — MKLTNFLVITLYTLSFFVIGSFLVCLSSGLITLPEVINNVTQFYYSFSLNTVIIGIIGVLLISISFLFVIHSLEGIFGAEKDILFSGSSGMTTVSFSALEDIIKRAGSQFLDIREIKPRVVIKKKGLDILVRVVFYSGVNIPEISERLQSSIKDRLRHVLGIEDEIRVKIHVAKIIEKSRKELKRDDTTRRMELGE; from the coding sequence ATGAAATTAACAAACTTTCTGGTAATAACCTTGTACACCTTGAGTTTTTTTGTCATCGGCAGTTTCCTGGTCTGTCTTTCCAGCGGCCTGATAACACTCCCGGAAGTCATTAATAACGTCACTCAGTTTTATTATTCGTTCAGCTTAAACACGGTGATCATCGGGATAATAGGGGTGCTTTTGATTTCAATCAGCTTTCTATTTGTTATCCATTCTTTGGAGGGGATATTCGGAGCGGAAAAGGATATTTTATTCAGCGGCTCCAGCGGAATGACCACGGTATCATTCTCCGCCCTGGAAGATATAATCAAACGGGCAGGCAGTCAATTCCTGGATATCCGGGAGATAAAACCCCGGGTTGTTATCAAAAAAAAGGGGCTGGATATTTTGGTGAGGGTAGTATTTTATTCGGGCGTAAATATTCCGGAGATAAGCGAAAGACTGCAATCATCGATAAAAGACCGGCTTCGGCATGTGCTGGGGATAGAAGACGAGATCAGGGTTAAAATTCATGTCGCTAAAATCATCGAAAAGAGCAGGAAGGAATTAAAAAGGGACGATACAACCAGGCGGATGGAACTTGGAGAATAA
- a CDS encoding thiamine-phosphate pyrophosphorylase: MNSRIYRIIDANLNRSREGLRVCEEITRFILNDSKLTSRFKNYRHLLSHLSQNLPLTAEQLLKSRDSRRDVGNYAFRPKKRKNEVREIFTANIRRSEEALRVLEEFSKTINKKTAVDFQQLRFKLYTLEQRTLLKIISTEKAKEL, from the coding sequence ATGAATTCCAGGATTTACCGGATTATTGACGCAAACCTGAATAGGTCGCGGGAAGGGCTTAGGGTTTGTGAGGAAATAACCAGATTTATTCTAAACGACAGCAAACTTACCTCCCGGTTCAAGAATTACCGCCATCTCCTCAGCCATCTCTCGCAAAATCTTCCTCTAACCGCCGAGCAGCTGCTTAAATCCAGAGACAGCCGGCGGGATGTCGGCAACTACGCTTTCAGGCCAAAAAAGAGGAAAAATGAAGTGCGGGAGATTTTTACTGCCAATATCCGCCGTTCCGAAGAGGCCCTGCGGGTGCTGGAAGAATTTTCAAAAACGATAAATAAAAAAACAGCCGTGGATTTCCAGCAATTGAGATTTAAGCTATATACGCTGGAGCAGAGAACTCTGCTAAAGATAATCTCTACGGAGAAGGCTAAAGAGCTATGA
- the accB gene encoding acetyl-CoA carboxylase biotin carboxyl carrier protein, which translates to MNLKEIKEMISLMNENNLTELEIERDGLKICLKKSGGKTIVKNLPAEETTEPAKIAEDTHLIVSPMVGTFYRAPSPDADPFVESGQTIEENQVICIIEAMKLMNEIKSDVKGKIAEILVKNGEAVEFGQPLFNVEKLQV; encoded by the coding sequence ATGAATCTAAAAGAAATAAAAGAAATGATCAGCCTGATGAATGAAAATAACCTGACCGAGTTAGAAATAGAGAGGGACGGCCTGAAGATTTGTCTTAAAAAATCCGGGGGTAAAACAATAGTAAAAAACCTGCCCGCCGAAGAGACAACTGAACCTGCTAAAATCGCTGAAGACACGCATCTAATTGTTTCTCCGATGGTCGGGACATTCTACCGGGCCCCTTCGCCGGACGCCGACCCATTCGTTGAATCCGGACAGACAATAGAAGAAAACCAGGTCATCTGCATAATCGAAGCCATGAAATTAATGAACGAAATAAAATCCGACGTAAAAGGCAAAATAGCCGAAATCCTGGTTAAAAACGGAGAAGCGGTGGAGTTTGGACAGCCGTTGTTTAACGTAGAAAAACTTCAAGTTTAG
- a CDS encoding ATP-dependent 6-phosphofructokinase has protein sequence MKIGILTGGGDCPGLNPVIRAIVRKGLLRGYEITGIRDGWKGLIDNDTIRLDIDSVSGIINYGGTILGTSRTNPYKKEGDAKKAIDNYNQLGLSALIAIGGDDTTGAALKLSKQGLNIIGVPKTIDNDLSATDYTFGFDTAVNIAMEAMDRLRTTAESHHRVMVVEIMGRHAGWIAAEAGIAAGADIILIPEIPIDINEVCGFIEKRRGRGKLFNIVAVAEGAKLSRQSEITQKKDTDAFGNVMLGGIGKALAEIIAENTGYETRSVVLGHLQRGGSPTAFDRILGTRFGVKAVELVTDKKFGQMVSIQGNKITSVPLEEAVGKLKTLDMELYEIGKIFSG, from the coding sequence GTGAAAATCGGTATATTAACCGGCGGAGGTGACTGCCCGGGGTTAAACCCGGTTATCCGGGCCATAGTAAGAAAAGGCCTTTTAAGGGGGTATGAAATAACAGGCATCAGGGATGGGTGGAAAGGGCTGATCGATAACGATACGATCCGGCTGGATATCGATTCAGTATCCGGAATTATCAATTACGGCGGAACCATACTCGGGACATCCCGCACCAACCCTTATAAAAAAGAAGGGGACGCTAAAAAGGCGATTGATAATTATAACCAATTAGGGTTGTCTGCCTTAATAGCAATCGGCGGAGATGATACCACCGGAGCAGCGTTAAAGTTGTCCAAACAGGGCTTAAACATAATAGGGGTCCCCAAGACCATTGATAATGACCTTTCAGCCACTGATTATACCTTTGGGTTCGATACTGCCGTTAATATAGCTATGGAGGCAATGGACCGGTTGAGAACCACTGCCGAATCGCACCACCGGGTTATGGTTGTAGAGATAATGGGAAGGCATGCCGGCTGGATCGCTGCTGAAGCAGGAATAGCTGCCGGGGCAGATATAATTTTGATTCCCGAAATACCCATAGATATAAACGAGGTCTGCGGTTTTATTGAAAAACGCCGCGGCCGGGGGAAGCTTTTCAACATCGTGGCAGTAGCCGAAGGGGCAAAGCTTTCCAGGCAGTCCGAGATAACTCAAAAAAAAGATACCGATGCCTTTGGCAACGTAATGCTTGGCGGAATAGGAAAAGCCCTGGCTGAGATAATTGCTGAAAATACAGGTTATGAAACCAGGTCTGTGGTCTTAGGCCACCTCCAGCGCGGTGGTTCTCCAACAGCCTTTGATAGAATTTTAGGGACCAGGTTCGGAGTAAAGGCAGTAGAACTTGTGACCGATAAAAAATTCGGGCAGATGGTCAGCATCCAGGGCAACAAGATCACCTCGGTGCCTTTAGAGGAAGCGGTAGGAAAATTAAAGACATTAGACATGGAGCTTTATGAAATTGGTAAAATATTCTCTGGTTAA
- a CDS encoding D-sedoheptulose 7-phosphate isomerase, protein MENKIRSVFKESIRVKEKTSREQVEVIVEITRLIIGSLKNGGKVLLCGNGGSAADCQHIACEFIGRFKKDKKPLPAIALSTDTSVLTSLANDYSYELVFAKQLSGLGKKDDILIAISTSGMAPNIIKAVKTAKDLGLKTAAFTGKDGGKLAALADIAFIVPSHDTPRIQETHITAAHAICEIAEEALYKIDTT, encoded by the coding sequence ATGGAAAATAAAATACGAAGTGTTTTTAAAGAAAGTATCCGGGTTAAGGAAAAAACGTCCCGGGAGCAAGTTGAGGTTATTGTTGAAATAACCCGGCTGATAATTGGTTCGTTAAAAAACGGCGGGAAGGTTTTACTCTGCGGCAACGGCGGCAGCGCGGCTGACTGTCAGCATATCGCCTGTGAATTTATCGGCAGGTTTAAGAAAGACAAAAAACCCCTGCCGGCTATAGCGCTTTCTACCGACACATCTGTTCTGACCAGCCTGGCAAACGATTATTCCTATGAGCTGGTATTTGCCAAACAGCTTTCCGGCCTGGGAAAAAAGGACGATATCCTGATCGCTATTTCAACCAGCGGTATGGCCCCAAACATCATCAAAGCAGTAAAAACCGCTAAAGACCTGGGCCTTAAGACCGCCGCCTTTACCGGTAAAGACGGCGGAAAGCTTGCCGCGTTAGCAGACATTGCTTTTATTGTTCCGTCCCACGATACACCCCGGATCCAGGAAACGCACATTACCGCTGCTCATGCGATCTGTGAGATAGCAGAAGAAGCATTGTATAAAATAGATACTACGTAA
- the rfaE2 gene encoding D-glycero-beta-D-manno-heptose 1-phosphate adenylyltransferase, translating into MANSKIKDPLKLKGIITNLKKSGKTIVFTNGCFDIVHAGHVRYLIQAKQKGDILIAAINSDSSTRAIKGKTRPLAPQEDRIEVIAGLECVDYVTVFNESTPLNLIKRLKPDILVKGGNWKKKQVVGKSFVEACGGKVIIIPFLKGRSTTGIIKTIIARHK; encoded by the coding sequence ATGGCGAACAGCAAAATAAAAGATCCTCTGAAGTTAAAAGGGATCATTACTAATTTAAAAAAGAGCGGCAAAACAATCGTTTTTACCAACGGCTGTTTTGATATAGTCCACGCCGGCCACGTAAGATACCTGATCCAGGCTAAACAGAAAGGCGATATCCTGATCGCAGCTATAAACAGCGACTCATCAACAAGGGCCATCAAAGGCAAAACAAGGCCTTTAGCCCCCCAGGAGGATAGGATTGAAGTCATTGCCGGATTAGAATGCGTCGATTATGTAACTGTTTTTAACGAATCCACGCCTTTAAATCTGATCAAACGCCTGAAACCGGATATTTTGGTCAAGGGCGGAAACTGGAAAAAGAAACAGGTAGTCGGCAAAAGTTTTGTCGAGGCCTGCGGCGGAAAAGTTATTATTATTCCTTTCCTGAAAGGCCGCTCAACCACCGGCATCATAAAAACTATTATAGCAAGGCATAAATGA
- the accC gene encoding acetyl-CoA carboxylase biotin carboxylase subunit: MFNKVLIANRGEVALRIIRACREMGIKTVAVYSTADKDSLHVRLADQAVCIGPAPSKESYLNIPAIISAAEITDVQAIHPGYGFLAENPHFAEICQSCQIKFIGPGSKSVVLMGDKTIARKTAKKAGISTVPGSDGVVKTKDEAIKIAKRLKYPVIIKARLGGGGKGMRVAHNDGHLISSLMTAQREAEASFGAADIYIEKYIEGARHVEIQILGDNFGNIVHLGERDCSIQRKHQKLIEESPSPIMTAKLRKKMGEAAVKCARIANYTSAGTVEFLVDKKNNYFFIEMNTRIQVEHPVTEMVTGIDLLKKQIKIAWGEKLRTKQSDIKIKGCAIECRINAEDPERNFIPCPGKITKLNLPGGRGIRIDTHVYPGYEISPYYDSMIGKLITYGKNRSEAIHIMRRALKEFIIEPVKTTLPLHKKILENPDFLKGRVHTAFIEKLLEKG; this comes from the coding sequence ATGTTCAATAAGGTATTGATCGCCAACAGGGGAGAAGTGGCCCTGCGGATCATCAGAGCCTGCAGGGAAATGGGAATAAAGACAGTGGCTGTTTATTCGACGGCAGATAAGGATTCTCTCCACGTTCGACTGGCTGATCAAGCCGTATGTATCGGCCCGGCCCCAAGCAAGGAAAGTTATCTTAACATCCCGGCGATTATTAGCGCCGCGGAAATCACGGATGTGCAAGCCATACATCCGGGCTATGGTTTCCTGGCCGAAAATCCTCATTTTGCCGAAATCTGCCAATCCTGTCAGATCAAATTTATCGGGCCCGGGTCAAAAAGCGTAGTATTGATGGGCGATAAAACCATCGCCAGAAAGACTGCAAAAAAGGCGGGTATCTCGACAGTTCCGGGAAGCGATGGTGTTGTTAAGACCAAAGACGAGGCGATTAAAATCGCTAAACGGCTTAAATACCCTGTGATCATAAAGGCCAGGTTAGGCGGCGGCGGTAAAGGAATGCGGGTTGCCCATAACGACGGGCACCTGATCAGTTCTCTGATGACCGCCCAAAGAGAGGCCGAAGCATCCTTCGGGGCCGCTGACATATATATAGAAAAATATATCGAAGGGGCCCGCCACGTTGAAATCCAGATTCTCGGCGACAACTTTGGCAATATAGTCCACTTAGGAGAAAGAGACTGCAGTATTCAGCGAAAACATCAAAAATTGATCGAAGAATCCCCTTCTCCGATCATGACGGCCAAACTGCGCAAAAAGATGGGAGAAGCGGCTGTTAAATGCGCCAGGATCGCCAATTATACCAGCGCGGGAACCGTGGAATTTTTAGTCGATAAAAAAAATAATTATTTCTTTATCGAAATGAATACCAGGATCCAGGTCGAACACCCTGTTACCGAAATGGTAACCGGGATAGACCTTCTCAAAAAGCAAATCAAAATAGCCTGGGGAGAAAAATTGAGGACCAAGCAGTCTGATATCAAAATTAAGGGCTGTGCGATCGAATGCAGGATCAATGCCGAAGATCCCGAAAGAAATTTTATTCCCTGCCCGGGCAAAATTACGAAATTGAATCTTCCCGGCGGCCGGGGAATCAGGATAGATACGCATGTCTATCCGGGTTATGAGATCTCCCCTTACTACGATTCTATGATCGGTAAATTAATAACCTATGGAAAAAACAGGTCTGAGGCCATCCATATTATGCGGCGCGCATTAAAAGAATTCATAATAGAACCGGTAAAAACAACCTTGCCTTTGCATAAAAAAATATTGGAGAACCCGGATTTTCTAAAAGGCCGGGTGCATACTGCTTTTATTGAAAAGTTGTTGGAAAAAGGATAA
- the thiE gene encoding thiamine phosphate synthase, with amino-acid sequence MSLRNILRLYVIIDKALIGKKSELETASSVISGGATTIQLRDKYSSTRRLIKIGLGLRKLTQKNKVKFIINDRIDIALATGADGVHLGQEDLPLGFARKLAPKKLIGISIHSLTEARKAEQEGADYIALGPIFSTSSKLTGPPVGVKMINRIKRSTRIPLVVIGGINIANIESVITQKPDGIAIASAVLKSKSIRKSTLKIAKLLY; translated from the coding sequence ATGTCTCTAAGAAATATCCTGAGATTATACGTAATTATCGATAAGGCCTTAATCGGCAAAAAAAGCGAATTGGAGACTGCCTCTTCGGTTATCAGCGGCGGGGCCACAACCATCCAACTGCGGGATAAATACTCCAGCACCCGCAGGCTGATCAAGATCGGCTTAGGGTTAAGGAAGCTGACCCAAAAAAATAAAGTCAAATTCATTATTAATGACCGGATAGACATAGCCTTAGCAACAGGCGCTGACGGTGTCCACCTCGGCCAGGAAGATCTTCCTTTAGGTTTTGCCAGAAAATTAGCGCCGAAAAAGCTCATCGGGATATCCATCCATTCGTTAACCGAAGCTCGAAAAGCTGAACAGGAGGGAGCTGATTATATTGCCCTGGGGCCGATTTTCAGCACATCTTCCAAGTTGACAGGCCCGCCGGTTGGCGTTAAAATGATCAACCGCATCAAAAGATCGACGCGTATTCCCCTGGTGGTTATCGGCGGTATAAATATCGCCAACATAGAAAGCGTAATTACCCAAAAACCGGACGGAATAGCCATTGCCTCGGCCGTGCTAAAAAGTAAAAGCATAAGAAAATCAACTTTAAAAATTGCTAAACTGCTATACTAG